The sequence below is a genomic window from Clostridium putrefaciens.
GGCAGGAAGGGTGAACCTTATGCAACAGATAGTCTCCGTTCTTTAGTTACAGATACATTTAAAAGTGAAAACCCTTTAGCTACGGATTTACTTATGTCTTGTGGAGAGATAATAAGTTCCGTTGTTATGTGTGATGAATTTCATAAAGTTGGAATAAAGGCGTCACCTTTAACAGGAGGTCAGGCAGGTATTATTACTAATAATATATATAATGATGCCTCTATGATTAAAGTTGATACAAAAAAGATATTAGATCTTATAAAAAGTGATACTGTTCCTGTTATTACAGGATTTCAAGGATATAATGAAGAGGGATTTTTTACTACTCTTGGGCGAGGAGGAAGTGATATTACAGCATCTTTACTCGGAGCTTCGCTAAAGTCTGAAGAGATAGAAATTTATACAGATGTAGATGGTATAATGACTGCTGATCCTAGAATAGTTATGGAACCTAACCTAATACATTGTATAAGTTATAACGAAGTATTTCAGCTTGCAGATCAAGGTGCTAATGTAATACATCCTAGGGCTATAGAGATAGCTATGCAGGGTAATATACCTCTAAAAATTAAAAATACTTTAAGTGAGTGTAAAGGAACCTTGATAAATAGTTTAGGAGAAAAGACTGAAGGTTCAATAGTTACAGGGATAACCCACATGACAAATAGAATTCAAGTTCAATTAGTGCTAAATCAAAACAAAGATAATGTGGATTACGGCAATGTACTAGAAGTGTTAGCAGAAAATCATATAAGTATTGATTTGATTAATGTTTTCCCAAATGAAAAAATATTTACTATTGATTCTAAAGATTTATTAAAGTTAAAAGATATAATGAATAAATCAGATTTAAAGTATTCCTTTATAGAAGGTTGTAGTAAAATTGCTATTATAGGGAATAGAATAAAAGGTGTGCCAGGTGTAATGGCTAAAATATTAAGGATACTTAAGGATTCTAATATTGAGGTATTACAAACAGCAGATTCACACACCACTATATGGTGTTTAATATATGATAAGGACTTAGAGAGAGCTATTAACTTACTTCATAAAAAGTTTTTAAAATAACAAGTATAAAACCCTCCATATATGAACAACATATTAATATATGGAGGTATATATATGATAATTAAGAATAATGATGAAGAAGAATACGAAGAAGACGAAGACATAGAAGAAAACGGCGTACAAAGTCAAATGAGTAAGATTAAAGAGTTAGGTAGAGTTCAAGTTTCGGATTTTAATGAAGAAATTCAAGTGTTACCTATAATAGGTCAAATAGAAGGTCATGGAGTATTACC
It includes:
- the dapG gene encoding aspartate kinase; translated protein: MKILVQKFGGTSVSTIDRRKLVVQKVMEAKQKGYNPVVVVSAMGRKGEPYATDSLRSLVTDTFKSENPLATDLLMSCGEIISSVVMCDEFHKVGIKASPLTGGQAGIITNNIYNDASMIKVDTKKILDLIKSDTVPVITGFQGYNEEGFFTTLGRGGSDITASLLGASLKSEEIEIYTDVDGIMTADPRIVMEPNLIHCISYNEVFQLADQGANVIHPRAIEIAMQGNIPLKIKNTLSECKGTLINSLGEKTEGSIVTGITHMTNRIQVQLVLNQNKDNVDYGNVLEVLAENHISIDLINVFPNEKIFTIDSKDLLKLKDIMNKSDLKYSFIEGCSKIAIIGNRIKGVPGVMAKILRILKDSNIEVLQTADSHTTIWCLIYDKDLERAINLLHKKFLK